From one Rhodanobacteraceae bacterium genomic stretch:
- a CDS encoding ABC transporter permease yields MTDRRSPTQQVLAAPAVLAPLGLLALLALMAVSAPWWWPYSTWQPAWGQDLLAPGLAHGHWFGTDAIGRDMLARTFAGIGVSLGIGVGAGLLALAAGALVGGVAGYFGGWIDEVLMRANDLLLSLPLMLIAILLIALFEPSMWLLVLVVGGFGSLDAARVLRIEARRLRGAEFMLASQLQGASRWQQWRRHLLPNLLPVALTALGTVVPQAILVESFLAFLGLGPSERVGSLGTLLAEGVQDLQWAPWTLWIPAVALALVLLGFGLAGDALRSGLSRLTGASA; encoded by the coding sequence ATGACCGATCGGCGTTCCCCCACCCAGCAAGTTCTCGCCGCGCCCGCCGTGCTCGCGCCGCTCGGCCTGCTGGCGCTGCTCGCGCTGATGGCGGTCTCGGCGCCGTGGTGGTGGCCGTATTCGACCTGGCAGCCGGCCTGGGGCCAGGACCTGCTGGCGCCCGGGCTGGCGCACGGGCACTGGTTCGGCACCGATGCAATCGGGCGCGACATGCTGGCGCGGACCTTCGCGGGGATTGGAGTGTCGCTCGGGATCGGTGTCGGCGCGGGGCTGCTGGCGCTGGCGGCCGGCGCGCTGGTCGGGGGTGTCGCCGGCTACTTTGGCGGCTGGATCGACGAAGTGCTGATGCGCGCCAACGATCTGCTGCTGAGCCTGCCGCTGATGCTGATCGCGATCCTGCTGATCGCCCTGTTCGAGCCTTCGATGTGGCTGCTGGTGCTGGTGGTGGGTGGCTTCGGCAGCCTCGACGCCGCACGCGTGCTGCGCATCGAGGCGCGCCGCCTGCGCGGCGCCGAATTCATGCTCGCGAGCCAGTTGCAGGGCGCCTCGCGCTGGCAGCAGTGGCGACGCCACCTGCTGCCCAACCTGCTGCCGGTGGCGCTGACCGCGCTCGGCACGGTGGTCCCGCAGGCGATCCTGGTCGAGTCCTTCCTCGCATTCCTCGGCCTTGGTCCCAGCGAACGCGTGGGCAGCCTGGGCACCCTGTTGGCGGAGGGCGTGCAGGACTTGCAGTGGGCGCCGTGGACGCTGTGGATCCCGGCCGTCGCGCTGGCGCTGGTGCTGCTGGGATTCGGCCTTGCCGGCGATGCGCTGCGCAGCGGGTTGTCGCGCCTGACCGGGGCCAGCGCTTGA